One genomic region from Amaranthus tricolor cultivar Red isolate AtriRed21 chromosome 12, ASM2621246v1, whole genome shotgun sequence encodes:
- the LOC130828507 gene encoding RING-H2 finger protein ATL11-like: MDKPPTVTLVMNITFYILLSILLILWFISIICRRYRALTRNRLAVDPNLVGWPTNLELPYGLENRVIDTFPKFVYMGSDQDMDMKSMMKMTGECAVCLGAFEEKESLRLLPKCGHVFHVDCVDTWLRMHASCPFCRANLLSDSRPIDEGLSQAPPQVEVVINVDDGRDR, encoded by the coding sequence aTGGATAAACCACCAACTGTAACTCTTGTTATGAATATTACCTTCTACATTTTATTATCAATCCTCCTAATCCTATGGTTTATATCCATCATATGCCGCCGATATAGAGCGTTGACTCGCAATAGACTCGCCGTAGATCCGAATCTAGTCGGGTGGCCCACCAATCTAGAGCTTCCATATGGGTTGGAAAACAGGGTTATTGATACTTTTCCTAAGTTCGTGTATATGGGGTCGGATCAAGATATGGATATGAAGTCAATGATGAAGATGACGGGCGAATGTGCGGTGTGTTTAGGTGCCTTTGAGGAGAAGGAAAGTCTACGTTTGTTGCCTAAGTGTGGACATGTTTTTCATGTTGATTGTGTCGATACGTGGTTACGTATGCATGCGTCGTGTCCGTTTTGCCGGGCTAATCTATTGTCGGATAGTCGTCCGATTGATGAGGGGCTTTCTCAAGCGCCCCCTCAAGTTGAAGTTGTGATCAATGTTGACGATGGTAGGGATCGATAG